The genomic DNA TGTCGATGCTGACCACCTTCACCAGCACCTCATCGCCCTCCTTGAGCACGTCCGACACGCTCTTGACGCGCTTGTCGCTCAGCTCGGAGATGTGGATGAGGCCGTCGGTGCCCGGGAACAGCTCCACGAAGGCGCCGAACTCGGCGATCTTGCGCACCGTGCCCGTGTAGATCTTGCCGATCTCCGCCTCGCGCGTGAGCGCCTGGATCATCGCGATGGCGGACTTCACCGAGTCCACGTTGGAGCTGGCGATGTCCACGCGGCCCGAGTCGTCGATGTTGATGACGGTGCCCGTGCGCGCGATGATGTCCTTGATGACCTTGCCGCCCGGCCCGATGACGTTCTTGATGAACTCGGGGCGGATCTGCAGGGTGGTGATGCGCGGGGCGAAGGAGCTGATCTCCTTGCGCGGCTCGGCCATCGTCTTGAGCATCTCGTCCAGGATGTGCAGACGGCCCTGACGCGCCTGCTCCAGCGCGCGGCTCATGATCTCCGTGGTGAGGCCGGTGATCTTGATGTCCATCTGGATGGAGGTGATGCCCTTCGTGGTGCCGCACACCTTGAAGTCCATGTCGCCCAGGTGATCCTCGTCACCGAGGATGTCCGAGAGGATGGCGATCTGCTCGCCCTCCTTCACCAGACCCATGGCGATGCCGGCCACGGGGGCCTTGATGGGCACGCCCGCGTCCATGAGGGACAGGGTGCCACCGCACACGGAGGCCATGGAGGACGAGCCGTTGGACTCGAGGATCTCCGACACGAGGCGGATGGTGTACGGGAAGCGGTCCGCCGGGGGCATCATGTTGCGCAGGGCGCGCTCGGCCAGGGCGCCGTGACCCACCTCGCGGCGGCCGGGACCGCGCAGGGGCTTGGTCTCGTTCACGCTGAACGGGGGGAAGTTGTAGTGCAGCATGAACTTCTTGAAGGACTGGCCGTTGAGCAGCTCCAGGCGCTGCTCGTCCTCGGTGGTGCCCAGCGTGGTGATGGCCAGCGCCTGGGTCTCGCCACGGGTGAAGACCGCGCTGCCGTGGGTGCGCGGGAGCACGCCCACCTCGCTGGTGATGGGGCGAACCTCGGCGTGGCCACGAGCGCCGATACGGCCACCGTTCACGGTGAGCGTGCGCATGTGCTCGTACTTGAGGTCTTCCACGACCTGCTTGGCGTGCTTCTCCACCAGGGAGGTGTAGGCCTCGCCCAGTTGCTCCTTGAGCTTGGACAGGGCCTCCTTCTTGGCCTTGGAGAGCGCGTCGTAGCGCGAGTGCTTCTCCTTGATGGTGTAGCCGTGGACGATGCCGTCCCAGGCCAGGGTGCGCACCTTGGCCTTGAGCTCCTCGGAGACGGCCGGGATGCGCTCGTAGGTGCGCTCGCTCTTGTTGAGCGTGCGGCGCAGCTCGTCCTGGAGATCCAGCGCGGGCTGGGCGGACTGCTTGCCGAACTCGAGCGCGGCCACCATGTCGGCCTCGCTGGCCTCCTCGGCGCCACCTTCCACCATCACGATGGCATCGCGGCTGACGGCCAGGACGATGTCCATGTCCGACTGCTCACGCTGCTTGGCGGTGGGGTTGGCGATGAGCTTGCCGTCGATGCGGCCCACGCGGATGCCGGCCAGGGGGCCGTTGAAGGGGATGTCCGACACCCAGAGCGCCGCGGAGGCGCCGGTGATGCCGTGCACGTCGCCCTCGTGCTCGGGGTCCGCGGAGATGACGCTCGAGATGATCTGCGTGTCGTAGGCGTAGCCTTCCGGGAACAGCGGGCGCAGGGAGCGGTCCACGATGCGGCTGGCCAGCGTCTCCTTCTCCGTGAGGCGGCCCTCGCGCTTGAAGTAGCTGCCGGGGATGCGGCCCGCCGCGTACAGCTTCTCCTGGTACTCCACCGTGAGGGGAAGGAAATCCACGTCCTTCTTCTCGCGGGCGCTCACCGCGGTGACGAG from Melittangium boletus DSM 14713 includes the following:
- the pnp gene encoding polyribonucleotide nucleotidyltransferase, which gives rise to MHLKKSVKIGETELSIETGHLAKQADGSVVVRYGDTMLLVTAVSAREKKDVDFLPLTVEYQEKLYAAGRIPGSYFKREGRLTEKETLASRIVDRSLRPLFPEGYAYDTQIISSVISADPEHEGDVHGITGASAALWVSDIPFNGPLAGIRVGRIDGKLIANPTAKQREQSDMDIVLAVSRDAIVMVEGGAEEASEADMVAALEFGKQSAQPALDLQDELRRTLNKSERTYERIPAVSEELKAKVRTLAWDGIVHGYTIKEKHSRYDALSKAKKEALSKLKEQLGEAYTSLVEKHAKQVVEDLKYEHMRTLTVNGGRIGARGHAEVRPITSEVGVLPRTHGSAVFTRGETQALAITTLGTTEDEQRLELLNGQSFKKFMLHYNFPPFSVNETKPLRGPGRREVGHGALAERALRNMMPPADRFPYTIRLVSEILESNGSSSMASVCGGTLSLMDAGVPIKAPVAGIAMGLVKEGEQIAILSDILGDEDHLGDMDFKVCGTTKGITSIQMDIKITGLTTEIMSRALEQARQGRLHILDEMLKTMAEPRKEISSFAPRITTLQIRPEFIKNVIGPGGKVIKDIIARTGTVINIDDSGRVDIASSNVDSVKSAIAMIQALTREAEIGKIYTGTVRKIAEFGAFVELFPGTDGLIHISELSDKRVKSVSDVLKEGDEVLVKVVSIDKTGKIRLSRKEAMAERAAAQQGSAPAAAPAPEAAASPSPEATQPGAKA